From one Cyprinus carpio isolate SPL01 chromosome B3, ASM1834038v1, whole genome shotgun sequence genomic stretch:
- the LOC109049717 gene encoding nuclear distribution protein nudE homolog 1-B-like: MSDPEPATFASVEQERDFWKEQAAKYQQRAEEAQEELQEFQQMSRDYEAELETELKQCDARYRELLTTSNRLRMELENYKEKYETQHSEAIRQISTLEGDLAETTAIKDQLHKYIRELEQANDDLERAKRATIMSLEDFEQRMNHVIERNAFLESELDEKENLLESVQRLKDEARDLRQELAVQQKQERKPSISLPKDVEKPEATPSRPSSVVTSALPSLHATPSRPPGSGTAFNTPSASYSRIEGLTGTPLTTSARISALNIVGELLRKVGNLESKLASCRELHIHEKTPSRAAISQGTPSISREAQEIPSNTNGLYDKGMVKRLDFGTGPKIML, translated from the exons ATGAGTGACCCTGAGCCTGCAACATTCGCATCTGTTGAACAAGAGAGGGACTTCTGGAAGGAGCAGGCTGCCAAATACCAGCAGAG GGCTGAGGAGGCGCAGGAGGAGCTGCAGGAGTTTCAGCAGATGAGTCGAGACTATGAGGCAGAGCTGGAGACAGAGCTGAAGCAGTGTGATGCTCGTTATCGTGAGCTTCTTACGACCAGCAACAGACTCCGCATGGAACTAGAAAATTACAAG GAGAAGTATGAGACGCAACACTCCGAGGCAATTCGGCAGATCTCGACTCTAGAAGGAGACCTGGCAGAGACCACAGCCATCAAAGACCAACTGCACAAATATATCCGGGAGTTAGAGCAAGCTAACGATGACCTGGAAAGAGCTAAGAG GGCCACTATAATGTCACTTGAGGACTTTGAGCAGAGAATGAATCATGTTATAGAGAGAAATGCCTTCCTTGAGAGTGAGCTTGATGAAAAAGAGAATCTTCTAGAATCAGTACAGAGATTAAAAGACGAAGCCAGAG ATTTAAGACAGGAGCTGGCCGTTCAGCAGAAACAGGAGCGCAAGCCATCAATCAGTCTTCCTAAAGATGTTGAGAAGCCAGAGGCCACACCCTCAAGACCCTCGTCTGTTGTTACCTCCGCCCTCCCATCTCTCCACGCCACACCCTCCAGACCTCCAGGCTCAGGGACTGCATTCAACACCCCCTCCGCTTCCTACAGCAGAA TTGAAGGTCTGACTGGAACTCCTCTCACCACATCTGCAAGGATATCTGCCCTTAACATAGTTGGAGAACTGTTGAGGAAAGTTGGG AACCTTGAATCAAAGCTGGCATCATGCAGAGAGTTACACATCCATGAGAAAACACCCAGCCGTGCAGCGATAAGCCAGGGCACACCGAGCATTTCACGGGAAGCCCAAGAAATCCCATCCAACACAAATGGCTTGTATGATAAGGG